Proteins co-encoded in one Ictalurus punctatus breed USDA103 chromosome 18, Coco_2.0, whole genome shotgun sequence genomic window:
- the cct6a gene encoding T-complex protein 1 subunit zeta yields the protein MSAIKALNPKAEVARAQAALAVNISAARGLQDVLKSNLGPKGTMKMLVSGAGDIKLTKDGNVLLHEMQIQHPTASLIAKVATAQDDITGDGTTSNVLIIGELLKQADLYVSEGLHPRIIAEGFEAAKEKALAVLEDVKVTKEMDRETLVNVARTSLRTKVHVALADLLTEAVVDAVLAIRKPNEPIDLYMVEIMEMKHKTDSDTHLIRGLVLDHGARHPDMKKRVEDAYILTCNVSLEYEKTEVNSGFFYKSAEERDKLVKAERKFIEERVCKIIELKNKVCADNKKGFVVINQKGIDPFSLDALAKEGIVALRRAKRRNMERLTLACGGVAMNSLDDLTPECLGHAGLVYEHTLGEEKYTYIENCLNPRSVTLLVKGPNKHTLTQIKDAVRDGLRAVKNTIEDGSVVPGAGAFEVAVADALVKHKPKVKGRAQLGVQAFADALLIIPKVLARNSGFDPQETLVKLQTEFKESGQVVGVDLNTGEPIVAGEAGIWDNYCVKKQLLHSCTVIASNILLVDEIMRAGMSSLKG from the exons ATGTCTGCTATAAAGGCACTTAATCCGAAAGCCGAGGTCGCTAGAGCTCAAGCGGCCCTGGCTGTGAACATCAGCGCCGCTCGGGGACTCCAGGATGTCCTGAAAAGCAATCTCGGACCAAAAGGAACCATGAAAAT GCTCGTGTCCGGCGCCGGAGACATCAAGCTCACTAAAGACGGCAACGTGCTGTTGCATGAGATG CAAATCCAGCATCCGACGGCGTCTCTGATCGCTAAGGTGGCGACGGCGCAGGACGACATCACCGGAGACGGCACCACGTCCAACGTCCTCATCATTGGAGAGTTACTGAAACAGGCTGATCTTTACGTTTCTGAG GGCCTCCACCCCAGGATCATCGCTGAGGGCTTTGAAGCTGCGAAGGAAAAGGCTCTGGCTGTTCTCGAGGACGTGAAGGTCACTAAGGAGATGGACCGTGAGACTCTGGTTAACGTGGCCAGGACCTCGCTGAGGACCAAAGTCCACGTGGCGCTGGCTGACCTGCTCACAGAG GCGGTGGTGGACGCTGTGCTGGCCATCAGGAAACCTAATGAACCCATTGACCTTTACATGGTGGAGATCATGGAGATGAAACACAAGACGGACAGCGATACGCA cctgatcaGAGGTTTGGTGTTGGACCACGGCGCCCGACATCCTGACATGAAGAAGAGAGTGGAGGACGCTTACATCCTGACCTGCAACGTGTCTCTGGAATACGAGAAAAC CGAGGTGAACTCTGGCTTCTTCTACAAGAGTGCCGAGGAGCGAGATAAGCTGGTGAAGGCCGAGAGGAAGTTCATCGAGGAGCGCGTATGCAAGATCATCGAGCTAAAGAACAAAGTGTGCGCTGACAACAAGAAGGGCTTCGTGGTCATCAACCAGAAG GGGATCGATCCGTTCTCTCTGGACGCGCTGGCTAAAGAAGGCATCGTGGCCCTGCGCCGGGCGAAGAGGAGGAACATGGAGAG aCTCACTCTGGCCTGTGGCGGTGTTGCCATGAACTCTTTAGACGATCTCACCCCGGAGTGTTTGGGCCATGCCGGTCTGGTGTACGAACACACGCTG GGCGAGGAGAAGTACACGTACATCGAGAATTGTCTGAACCCGCGGTCCGTGACGCTGCTGGTCAAAGgaccaaacaaacacacactgacgcaGATCAAAGACGCCGTGAGAGATGGCCTGCGTGCTGTCAAGAACACCATCGAGGATG GCAGCGTTGTACCAGGAGCAGGTGCCTTTGAGGTGGCCGTGGCCGATGCCCTGGTGAAACACAAGCCCAAAGTGAAGGGACGAGCTCAGCTGGGTGTGCAGGCGTTCGCTGACGCTCTGCTCATCATCCCAAAG GTCCTGGCTAGGAATTCAGGCTTTGATCCACAGGAGACACTTGTGAAGCTGCAGACTGAGTTTAAAGAGTCCGGTCAGGTTGTCGGTGTAGACCTGAACACAG GTGAACCCATAGTAGCTGGAGAGGCCGGCATTTGGGATAACTATTGTGTTAAAAAACAGCTGCTTCACTCTTG cACGGTAATTGCTAGCAACA